The Ahaetulla prasina isolate Xishuangbanna chromosome 3, ASM2864084v1, whole genome shotgun sequence genome window below encodes:
- the TAL1 gene encoding T-cell acute lymphocytic leukemia protein 1, translating into MLMERSPSDPPRDAAHGTGAGAEGVSEPDLGLGSGSSSSNGCGDRRRGGMALSGEPALLDGVAKETGRPPPSPGPGPPAAPVPVIELVRNGRPIKARDAPPGALQSQREPDASNSSSIRAPRAEPATATALGLATTAGTGAGTPPAGGGIGGSSDVRMVHLSPTAAPALPPPARAMLYGLGAPLSAASSGFFGEPENFSMYNNNRVKRRPSPYEVELSDGPHTKVVRRIFTNSRERWRQQNVNGAFAELRKLIPTHPPDKKLSKNEILRLAMKYINFLAKLLNDQEEEGNQRGKVNKETGIVQEDLLQDMLSPNSSCESSLDGAGSPDSFTEEHETLDPKHTRGLHHSLLPIENNAQR; encoded by the exons ATGCTGATGGAGAGGTCCCCCAGTGACCCGCCGCGGGATGCGGCGCACGGAACCGGAGCTGGAGCGGAAGGCGTCAGCGAGCCGGACTTGGGGCTGGGttccggcagcagcagcagcaacggcTGCGGCGATCGGAGGCGCGGAGGAATGGCTCTCTCGGGGGAGCCGGCCTTGCTCGATGGGGTTGCCAAGGAAACGGGTCGgccgcccccctcccccggccCGGGCCCCCCTGCTGCGCCGGTGCCAGTGATCGAGCTGGTGCGCAACGGCCGCCCTATAAAAGCCAGGGACGCGCCGCCCGGGGCCCTGCAGAGCCAGAGAGAGCCAGACgcgagcaacagcagcagcatcaGAGCTCCGCGAGCCGAACCGGCCACCGCCACCGCTCTCGGCCTCGCCACCACCGCGGGCACCGGAGCGGGCACGCCCCCGGCCGGTGGTGGCATCGGCGGCAGCAGCGACGTCCGCATGGTGCACCTCAGTCCTACGGCAGCCCCTGCGCTCCCGCCGCCGGCCAGAGCCATGCTCTATGGCCTCGGGGCTCCGCTCAGCGCCGCCAGCAG TGGATTTTTTGGTGAACCCGAAAACTTTTCAATGTACAACAACAACCGAGTGAAAAGAAGACCATCCCCCTATGAAGTGGAGCTCTCTGATG GCCCTCACACAAAAGTGGTCCGTCGAATATTCACAAACAGCCGCGAGAGATGGAGGCAGCAGAACGTCAATGGAGCTTTTGCTGAGCTTCGGAAGCTCATCCCAACTCACCCACCTGACAAAAAGCTCAGCAAGAATGAAATATTACGCTTGGCTATGAAATACATCAACTTCTTAGCCAAACTGCTCAATGACCAAGAAGAGGAAGGGAACCAGCGGGGTAAAGTAAACAAAGAGACTGGCATAGTGCAAGAAGACCTTCTTCAGGACATGTTGTCCCCAAATTCAAGCTGTGAAAGCTCATTAGATGGAGCAGGAAGCCCAGACAGTTTCACGGAGGAGCATGAAACGTTAGATCCTAAGCATACAAGAGGCCTCCATCATTCCCTTCTTCCCATCGAAAACAATGCCCAGCGATGA